caattggctctaaaatgagatCAAAAGTCACAATTCTGAAATAAAAGTTCACcgtttcaatcaaaattaaagcatgtttgtgTCCAGAATGGATGATTTCTTTCTTTGATGAGGATTACTAAACTCTCCACACGTCTGCTCCTGGTCTGGTCTTTCTGATGAATTCCAGAACCTTTCAGAACCCCCTCTTGAAATTATTCCTTTCAATCTTTATACATattaaagtaaacttcaagAAACGTCgttttcactttaaaatccAGAATAATGTTGGACTTTAAGAATATAAATAAACCGAATGTCACAGGAAGTAGATACGTTTTCAAAGTAAGGTGTCGATGAAGGTTCtcactttcaaagtaaaagtatcaAGTGTTTTTTGTAGAAGATCTAGATGTAAAACAATTAGAAGTTCAGTTTAGTcaaataaattgtgaaaaaaatgttatacatGTAGTTgataatttgaaaatgaaattaagaATATTATGAAAATGCTGTGATCAATGATGTGGTGTCATTTGGGCCGTCGCAAACGATTATTGtgatagtcaactaatcaccaatagttttttctgattagtcgactaatcgactatttgaATTGTCGATTATTATAGTAGTTGACTAACCGTGGCAGCTCTAGACGTCATGATGGTTTGGTGGATTTGTACTGGAACGTGTCTGTGAAATGTTCTTCTaaagtttggggtttttttgtttgtttttcctcttaaaatgaaaacaagtttgtttATAAAACCAGTTTCCTGCTGGAAAACAGTTCATAAGAAAGGACTGTGAGTGTTTTCTAGTTGTTCTATTTCTATTGAGGTGTTGTCTTCATTTATAATCTGTTGGTCATGGATCTACGGGAACTGTATCAGCAGAACTTTAAGGATAGAAAACTGGATTTGTTGTTTAACGatctaaaaacaacagaaatgttttatgttttcgtttactgctgaagttaatcaggaagttgacagaaaagttaaatttcatttttttctttctaaatctttgttttgattCTGATATTCCGTTATAAATAAAGGCACCGATGATGCAAATTAAAGATTCGTTTAGTTTTCATCCATCAAATATAAAGTCAAACATACAGGAACAATTCAGACATTAGATACTAAATAATAACGTTTGACCTTTAAATTGTTGATCctgatttttgtctttctgtgttCCTAGGAGACCTGGGAGCCTCATCACATCCCCGTCCTGTTCTCTGTGTTCTGCGGCCTCTTGGTGGCGCTGTCGTACCACCTGAGCCGGCAGAGCAGCGACCCGTCTGTGCTCATGTGAGTCCTGCGGCAGAGAGAGCGCTCAGACGTGCACGAGCGTTCGTGATGCAGCAGAGCAGATCTGTGGCTTTCGCTTCTACGTCCGACTAAAGCCTCGTGTCTCCTCCTCTCAGCTCGCTCATTCAGTCCAAGGTCCTACCAAACCTGAAGGACAAGAACCCGGAGGACCCGCTGTCGGAGGTGCAGGACCCTCTGCCGGAGAAGCTCCGGGCCTCCGTGGTGAGAACGCCGACCACGCCGACCGCCGTTCTCAGTCGAACTCTGGTTGTTTTAACGAGCTGCGTCTTCTGTGAGCAGAACGAGCGGCTGCAGTCGGACCTGATCGTCTGCGTGGTCATCGCCGTGCTGTACTTCGCCATCCACGTCAGCACCGTGTTCATCGCCCTGCAGGTACGGCAGCGTGCCGCCGCTCTCGCCCCGCAGGGCTTCCTGTTTCTGACGCTGCCGTCCTCTCAGCCTTTCCTCAGCTACGTCCTGTACGCCCTGCTGGGCGCCGTGGGGCTGCTGACCCACTACCTGCTGCCCCAGGTCCGGAAGCAGCTGCCCTGGTTCTGCTTCTCCCACCCGCTGCTCAAAACCAAGGAGTACTACCAGTTTGAGGTCCGGGGTGAGTTCCCGCCGTCGGCACAAACCGGAAAAAGGTCTTGTCcttctaaagcaggggtccccaaactacggcccgcgggccggatccggccctccccCGCATTTAGCCCGG
This portion of the Oryzias melastigma strain HK-1 unplaced genomic scaffold, ASM292280v2 sc02312, whole genome shotgun sequence genome encodes:
- the LOC112141020 gene encoding pecanex-like protein 1, whose amino-acid sequence is MEEIDKIDSQSGRRTQYFETWEPHHIPVLFSVFCGLLVALSYHLSRQSSDPSVLISLIQSKVLPNLKDKNPEDPLSEVQDPLPEKLRASVNERLQSDLIVCVVIAVLYFAIHVSTVFIALQPFLSYVLYALLGAVGLLTHYLLPQVRKQLPWFCFSHPLLKTKEYYQFEVRDAAHVMWFEKLHVWLLFVEKNILYPLVILNELSGSARELASPKKLDTE